The Syngnathus typhle isolate RoL2023-S1 ecotype Sweden linkage group LG6, RoL_Styp_1.0, whole genome shotgun sequence genome has a window encoding:
- the LOC133156218 gene encoding inositol-tetrakisphosphate 1-kinase-like has translation MSRRRVGFCLSDKKRRRMNLDAFAELCADHGVEVVEIDLSQPLGPQGPFDVIVHKLSDVIVEAEHDSQAKQLLVNFQAYVSGHSRTVLLDPLPAMTQILDRFASYRIMSNLQNSLRDWHICSPPYLEVHSASDVPSIQQKVMTQNLSFPLICKTRVAHGSLSHEMLLIFSAPSLVEIHPPCVLQSFINHGAVLHKVFVVGERHFCVERPSLKNFPAGPCDRETIFFNSQQVSKPESSSDLTALDEQMPCLPPPSKEAVAALVKELRIQLGMALFGVDVIINIHTYTLTVIDINIFPGYDGVPEFFSSLLSHIESVLDKQASSADSSEMTKHKGATSNMGRNL, from the exons ATGTCACGCCGCAGAGTGGGTTTCTGCCTTAGTGACAAGAAACGCCGGAGGATGAATCTGGACGCCTTTGCAGAGCTCTGTGC GGACCATGGAGTAGAGGTGGTGGAG attGATCTTTCTCAGCCACTGGGGCCCCAGGGACCCTTCGATGTCATAGTTCACAAGCTGTCCGATGTCATCGTGGAGGCGGAGCATGACAGCCAAGCAAAGCAGCTCCTGGTTAATTTCCAG GCTTATGTGTCAGGTCACAGCAGGACAGTTCTTCTGGATCCCCTGCCTGCCATGACCCAAATTCTAGACCGCTTCGCCTCTTACCGGATCATGAGCAATCTGCAAAATTCACTCCGAG ACTGGCACATTTGCAGTCCTCCATACCTTGAGGTCCACAGTGCAAGTGACGTGCCTTCCATTCAGCAGAAAGTGATGACTCAGAACCTGAGCTTCCCTCTCA TTTGTAAAACCAGAGTGGCCCATGGTTCTCTTTCCCATGAG ATGTTGCTGATCTTCAGTGCGCCAAGTCTGGTGGAGATCCATCCTCCGTGTGTCCTCCAGAGTTTTATCAATCACGGAGCAGTCCTGCACAAGGTGTTTGTTGTCGGAGAAAGACACTTCTGTGTGGAGAGGCCTTCACTCAAGAACTTCCCTGCTGGGCCATGTG ACAGAGAGACCATCTTCTTTAACAGCCAGCAAGTGTCCAAACCAGAGTCAAGCTCGGATCTCACAGCT CTGGATGAGCAAATGCCCTGCCTGCCTCCTCCAAGCAAGGAAGCTGTTGCTGCCCTGGTCAAAGAGCTGCGCATTCAGCTCGGCATGGCCCTCTTTGGTGTGGATGTCATCAttaatatacacacatacactctCACAGTTATTGATATCAACATCTTTCCAG GTTATGACGGTGTACCCGAGTTTTTCTCTTCTCTGCTCAGCCACATTGAGTCAGTTTTGGACAAACAAGCTTCTTCTGCAGACTCTTCTGAGATGACCAAACACAAAGGGGCGACTTCCAATATGGGAAGAAACCTCTGA
- the LOC133156217 gene encoding uncharacterized protein DDB_G0283697, translating into MISPGRNNILDPMGLLTAAVCLLAAVGVGCRPVISPLNDAKVECIIQETLNEDGSQHECGPQLAAELDEVQRHQGLLGELQRLADDERERYEYNPADEEGDLESKDDESDAGKTTMEGNPKRREMDEPKVDDTGIHDEEERAKELEELLAEEISKKEKEERNDEELKELLRELKKKRYEMKERGSPKSQSSENGQAEDDTKQKMAADKEEFQQKSFDDQRKDELELSAEKEKVEKELKELTSKNNPDEEKARKEKQEELDELVKKMQRVQDEARGQKSDDDADQSKPEEGDGKEGDKGGGESEARREEGGVEVKEPQQKRVMEKASDEATRQFERERLKDQEEEDDDDPRGEDEDAEDDEDDYIREDEDEDEGALEDDEGEELLEIEAQLREVAAELRELRRG; encoded by the exons ATGATATCTCCTGGAAGGAACAACATTTTGGATCCCATGGGATTGCTGACCGCCGCAGTCTGTCTGTTGGCAGCCGTGGGAG TGGGATGTCGGCCAGTAATATCACCCCTCAATGATGCAAAG gttGAATGTATTATTCAAGAAACGTTGAATGAAGATGGGTCGCAACATGAATGTGGCCCTCAGCTAGCAG CGGAACTTGATGAAGTGCAAAGACACCAGGGTCTGCTTGGGGAGCTGCAGAGGCTGGCTGATGATG AGAGAGAGCGGTATGAGTACAATCCAGCTGATGAGGAGGGTGATTTGGAGTCGAAGGATGACGAGAGCGATGCGGGCAAAACAACAATGGAAGGTAACCCCAAGAGGAGGGAGATGGATGAGCCAAAGGTAGACGATACGGGGATCCACGATGAAGAGGAGAGAGCTAAGGAGCTTGAGGAGCTGCTAGCTGAAGAGATCAGCAAGAAGGAAAAGGAGGAGAGAAATGATGAAGAGCTCAAAGAGCTGCTGAGAGAGTTGAAGAAAAAGCGTTACGAGATGAAGGAAAGAGGAAGCCCAAAAAGCCAGTCGTCAGAAAATGGCCAGGCGGAAGACGACACCAAGCAAAAGATGGCCGCAGACAAAGAGGAATTTCAGCAAAAGAGTTTTGACGACCAGAGGAAGGATGAGTTAGAGCTGAGCGCAGAGAAGGAGAAGGTGGAGAAGGAGCTGAAGGAGCTGACGAGCAAGAATAACCCAGACGAGGAGAAGGCGAGGAAGGAGAAGCAGGAGGAGCTGGACGAGCTAGTCAAGAAGATGCAAAGAGTGCAGGACGAGGCGCGAGGGCAAAAGAGCGATGATGACGCGGACCAGAGCAAGCCTGAGGAGGGGGACGGAAAAGAGGGTGACAAGGGTGGAGGTGAGAGTGAAGCAAGGAGGGAAGAGGGAGGGGTGGAGGTGAAGGAGCCGCAGCAGAAGAGAGTGATGGAGAAAGCCAGCGATGAGGCCACTCGCCAGTTTGAGAGGGAGAGGTTGAAggaccaggaggaggaggacgacgacgatcCGCGTGGGGAGGATGAGGATGCtgaggatgatgaggatgacTACATCAGagaggatgaagatgaggatgaaggtgctttggaagatgatgaaggAGAG GAGCTGCTGGAGATTGAAGCGCAGTTGCGTGAAGTTGCCGCAGAGCTGAGAGAGCTGCGGAGAGGAtaa
- the sars2 gene encoding serine--tRNA ligase, mitochondrial isoform X2, translating to MIFHFPISSIRYRVVISANYVCCRNSYYHECTSRLKSNMATYLVAFSSTRSFAKLVLSPVVRHFSTQRVCFIVPRRFSHRSSLYEHVREGYSDKPQLDMRAVCEQTDKVIANVESRKGELRGEDVKEIVRVWQQLQAVRREIAELEQQKQLISGTVRALVLSEYNQALLRGREVRKRLNDLYPKETQLDQEHYSRALRLPNTTHPDVPIGDESQAKVVELVGQKPEFDFEPRGHVELGEQLGGLIRQRHLAHVSGHRSYYLRGAGARLQIALQNFALDTLQRRGFIPMVVPDMLKGAVFEGCGMQPNAHRSQVYSLDPARFPDLNLAGTGEVGVAGYFMDHAVNLKDLPVRTVCSSTCYRAETDTGRETWGLYRVHHFNKVEMFGVTANETGQESTELLEEFVSLQKEIFSALELHYRVLDMPTQELGPPAYRKYDIEAWMPGRNSYGEISSGSNCTDYQSRRLNILYERDDGSLQYAHTVNATALAIPRTIIAILETHQTKEGSVHVPRALQPYMGLEIIEKPKCTPLKYIGPNQPSRRPRPSPTIT from the exons GCACCAGCCGTCTTAAATCCAACATGGCGACTTACTTGGTCGCCTTTTCCTCTACTAGAAGCTTTGCAAAGTTGGTATTGTCGCCTGTAGTGCGACATTTCTCAACGCAAAGGGTGTGTTTTATAGTCCCCCGTCGCTTTTCTCATCGCAGCAGCTTGTATGAGCATGTTCGTGAGGGGTATAGTGACAAGCCTCAGTTGGACATGAGAGCGGTGTGTGAGCAGACCGACAAAGTCATAGCTAATGTAGAGAGCAGGAAAGGCGAGCTGCGCGGGGAAGATGTCAAGGAAATT gtGCGTGTGTGGCAGCAGCTCCAGGCAGTGCGAAGGGAAATTGCTGAGCTGGAACAGCAGAAGCAGCTTATTAGTGGAACTGTCAGAGCTTTAGTG CTTTCAGAGTACAACCAGGCTCTGCTACGAGGTCGAGAGGTCCGTAAAAGACTCAACGATCTCTATCCCAAAGAGACTCAGCTGGATCAGGAACACTATAGCCGAGCACTCCGTCTACCCAACACCACACACCCTGATGTT CCCATTGGAGATGAGAGCCAAGCAAAGGTAGTGGAGCTGGTTGGGCAAAAACCTG AATTTGACTTCGAGCCCAGAGGCCATGTCGAACTGGGGGAGCAGTTGGGTGGCCTCATCCGGCAGAG GCATCTCGCTCATGTCTCGGGTCACAGATCTTATTATCTGAGGGGGGCAGGGGCCAGACTTCAGATTGCACTCCAAAACTTTGCTCTCGACACACTGCAACGCCGT GGCTTCATTCCCATGGTTGTACCTGACATGCTGAAGGGTGCAGTGTTT GAGGGATGTGGCATGCAGCCCAACGCCCATCGGTCTCAGGTCTACTCACTGGACCCGGCTCGTTTCCCAGACCTAAACCTGGCTGGGACCGGAGAAGTCGGCGTGGCAG GTTATTTCATGGATCACGCAGTTAATTTGAAAGATTTGCCTGTCAG GACAGTGTGTAGCAGTACATGTTACAgagcagagacagacacagggagagagaCCTGGGGCCTCTACAGAGTTCATCACTTCAATAAG GTAGAAATGTTTGGCGTAACGGCAAATGAGACGGGGCAGGAGAGCACTGAGCTCCTCGAGGAGTTTGTCTCCTtgcaaaaagaaatattttctgCTCTGGAGCTACACTACAG AGTGTTAGACATGCCAACACAGGAGTTGGGTCCTCCAGCATACAGAAAGTATGACATTGAAGCGTGGATGCCTGGAAGGAACAGTTATGGCGAG ATTTCTAGCGGGTCAAACTGTACTGACTATCAGAGCAGACGCCTCAACATCCTCTATGAGAGAGACGACGGCAGCTTGCAATACGCCCACACA GTGAATGCCACTGCACTTGCCATCCCCAGAACTATCATTGCCATTCTGGAGACTCACCAAACCAAA GAAGGATCAGTGCACGTCCCCAGAGCCTTGCAACCATATATGGgtcttgaaataattgaaaagcCAAAGTGCACTCCTCTGAAATACATTGGTCCCAACCAGCCCAGCCGCCGACCCAGGCCTTCTCCCACAATTACGTGA
- the sars2 gene encoding serine--tRNA ligase, mitochondrial isoform X1, which translates to MIFHFPISSIRYRVVISANYVCCRNSYYHECTSRLKSNMATYLVAFSSTRSFAKLVLSPVVRHFSTQRVCFIVPRRFSHRSSLYEHVREGYSDKPQLDMRAVCEQTDKVIANVESRKGELRGEDVKEIVRVWQQLQAVRREIAELEQQKQLISGTVRALVAKHRKKALANLSEYNQALLRGREVRKRLNDLYPKETQLDQEHYSRALRLPNTTHPDVPIGDESQAKVVELVGQKPEFDFEPRGHVELGEQLGGLIRQRHLAHVSGHRSYYLRGAGARLQIALQNFALDTLQRRGFIPMVVPDMLKGAVFEGCGMQPNAHRSQVYSLDPARFPDLNLAGTGEVGVAGYFMDHAVNLKDLPVRTVCSSTCYRAETDTGRETWGLYRVHHFNKVEMFGVTANETGQESTELLEEFVSLQKEIFSALELHYRVLDMPTQELGPPAYRKYDIEAWMPGRNSYGEISSGSNCTDYQSRRLNILYERDDGSLQYAHTVNATALAIPRTIIAILETHQTKEGSVHVPRALQPYMGLEIIEKPKCTPLKYIGPNQPSRRPRPSPTIT; encoded by the exons GCACCAGCCGTCTTAAATCCAACATGGCGACTTACTTGGTCGCCTTTTCCTCTACTAGAAGCTTTGCAAAGTTGGTATTGTCGCCTGTAGTGCGACATTTCTCAACGCAAAGGGTGTGTTTTATAGTCCCCCGTCGCTTTTCTCATCGCAGCAGCTTGTATGAGCATGTTCGTGAGGGGTATAGTGACAAGCCTCAGTTGGACATGAGAGCGGTGTGTGAGCAGACCGACAAAGTCATAGCTAATGTAGAGAGCAGGAAAGGCGAGCTGCGCGGGGAAGATGTCAAGGAAATT gtGCGTGTGTGGCAGCAGCTCCAGGCAGTGCGAAGGGAAATTGCTGAGCTGGAACAGCAGAAGCAGCTTATTAGTGGAACTGTCAGAGCTTTAGTG GCAAAACACAGAAAGAAAGCCCTCGCCAAT CTTTCAGAGTACAACCAGGCTCTGCTACGAGGTCGAGAGGTCCGTAAAAGACTCAACGATCTCTATCCCAAAGAGACTCAGCTGGATCAGGAACACTATAGCCGAGCACTCCGTCTACCCAACACCACACACCCTGATGTT CCCATTGGAGATGAGAGCCAAGCAAAGGTAGTGGAGCTGGTTGGGCAAAAACCTG AATTTGACTTCGAGCCCAGAGGCCATGTCGAACTGGGGGAGCAGTTGGGTGGCCTCATCCGGCAGAG GCATCTCGCTCATGTCTCGGGTCACAGATCTTATTATCTGAGGGGGGCAGGGGCCAGACTTCAGATTGCACTCCAAAACTTTGCTCTCGACACACTGCAACGCCGT GGCTTCATTCCCATGGTTGTACCTGACATGCTGAAGGGTGCAGTGTTT GAGGGATGTGGCATGCAGCCCAACGCCCATCGGTCTCAGGTCTACTCACTGGACCCGGCTCGTTTCCCAGACCTAAACCTGGCTGGGACCGGAGAAGTCGGCGTGGCAG GTTATTTCATGGATCACGCAGTTAATTTGAAAGATTTGCCTGTCAG GACAGTGTGTAGCAGTACATGTTACAgagcagagacagacacagggagagagaCCTGGGGCCTCTACAGAGTTCATCACTTCAATAAG GTAGAAATGTTTGGCGTAACGGCAAATGAGACGGGGCAGGAGAGCACTGAGCTCCTCGAGGAGTTTGTCTCCTtgcaaaaagaaatattttctgCTCTGGAGCTACACTACAG AGTGTTAGACATGCCAACACAGGAGTTGGGTCCTCCAGCATACAGAAAGTATGACATTGAAGCGTGGATGCCTGGAAGGAACAGTTATGGCGAG ATTTCTAGCGGGTCAAACTGTACTGACTATCAGAGCAGACGCCTCAACATCCTCTATGAGAGAGACGACGGCAGCTTGCAATACGCCCACACA GTGAATGCCACTGCACTTGCCATCCCCAGAACTATCATTGCCATTCTGGAGACTCACCAAACCAAA GAAGGATCAGTGCACGTCCCCAGAGCCTTGCAACCATATATGGgtcttgaaataattgaaaagcCAAAGTGCACTCCTCTGAAATACATTGGTCCCAACCAGCCCAGCCGCCGACCCAGGCCTTCTCCCACAATTACGTGA